The following proteins are co-located in the Halarcobacter sp. genome:
- a CDS encoding branched-chain amino acid ABC transporter permease: protein MEQILLNGLITGAQYALIALGLTLIFSLMSILNFAHGQMYVLGAFVTYYVYGKLGLPFIVAIIASGLTLALIGAIFEKYLFNTVLKRSVREESSMLLAAGTAFFLDSLILIVFGEKQRSVPALVDGVFFGEDYGIDLIIPYNRIVIGLIAIVLIVSFILFMQYSKPGRAMRALAQDKTAAQLMGVDLDKYSLFGFALGAMLAGVAGSLLVTITGVNSGIGGGISIQAFTMIMIGGAGVISGAILGGFILGLVEAFGLYYLPGDVTYLTIFVCLMIFLTLRPQGLMGKPWG from the coding sequence ATGGAACAAATACTACTCAATGGTTTAATTACAGGTGCTCAATATGCCCTTATTGCCTTAGGTTTAACACTAATATTCTCACTTATGAGTATATTAAACTTTGCACATGGACAAATGTATGTTTTAGGTGCATTTGTAACTTACTATGTTTATGGGAAACTAGGACTTCCTTTTATTGTAGCTATTATTGCTTCAGGTTTAACATTAGCACTAATAGGTGCCATATTTGAAAAATATCTTTTCAATACCGTCTTAAAAAGATCTGTTAGAGAAGAGAGTTCAATGCTTCTTGCTGCTGGTACTGCTTTTTTCTTAGATTCATTAATACTAATTGTATTTGGGGAGAAACAACGAAGTGTTCCAGCACTTGTTGATGGAGTATTTTTTGGTGAAGATTATGGAATAGATTTAATCATCCCTTATAACAGAATTGTTATTGGATTAATTGCAATAGTTTTAATTGTTTCATTTATTCTTTTTATGCAATATTCAAAACCAGGTCGAGCTATGAGAGCTTTAGCTCAAGATAAAACAGCAGCTCAACTAATGGGGGTTGATTTAGATAAATACAGCTTATTTGGCTTTGCACTTGGAGCAATGCTAGCAGGTGTTGCAGGAAGTTTATTAGTAACTATTACAGGGGTAAACTCTGGTATTGGGGGAGGTATCTCTATTCAAGCTTTTACAATGATTATGATTGGTGGGGCTGGGGTTATTTCAGGTGCTATCTTAGGTGGATTTATTTTAGGTCTTGTTGAAGCTTTTGGTCTTTACTATCTTCCAGGAGATGTAACTTACCTTACTATATTTGTATGTTTAATGATATTTCTTACTCTTCGTCCACAAGGACTTATGGGTAAACCTTGGGGGTGA
- a CDS encoding ABC transporter substrate-binding protein gives MKRFLKIGLAVGMLSSVLLAQETIKIGFVGTLSGANAAWGTSNVRSMETSADIYNKNGGVEIGGKKYKVEIVPFDDAFDPKIAVAGMEKMAQEGIKYVVGPNDDAQAIAVKPIAERNKIVYFPYAFDKSLYVKPANYAVFGMIASYQWEPSVYKWLKDNKGVKSVAFIAANAADPLNQRDNGIKIAQDLGLKVVEAKATYKADTRDFFSVITPIIKKKPDLLVLSGVSPATAPLIIKTARQLGFKGYMAAGTALDASILKEGAGDAANGFICQGGADASIQSEKMEKWVEHYTNKYGEYNDESNTKVFALEYILAVMKSNPKAINDADEFLKTVDSGWSAPNLFFKDKDAKLKFVGKTTFGQNRQLGVPLTPKIYKNGKFETLFVGQAD, from the coding sequence ATGAAAAGATTTCTGAAAATAGGTTTAGCAGTAGGGATGCTAAGTAGTGTACTTTTAGCTCAAGAGACTATAAAGATTGGATTTGTTGGAACACTTTCAGGTGCAAATGCTGCATGGGGTACTTCAAATGTAAGATCAATGGAAACATCAGCAGACATATATAATAAAAATGGTGGTGTAGAAATTGGTGGTAAAAAATACAAAGTAGAGATTGTACCTTTTGATGATGCATTCGATCCAAAAATTGCAGTTGCTGGTATGGAAAAAATGGCACAAGAGGGTATTAAATATGTAGTTGGTCCAAATGATGATGCCCAAGCAATTGCGGTAAAACCAATTGCAGAGAGAAACAAAATTGTATATTTTCCATATGCCTTTGATAAAAGTTTATATGTAAAACCAGCAAACTATGCTGTATTTGGAATGATTGCTTCATATCAATGGGAACCATCAGTTTATAAATGGCTAAAAGATAATAAAGGTGTTAAATCTGTAGCATTCATTGCAGCAAATGCAGCTGATCCACTAAACCAAAGGGACAATGGTATTAAAATCGCCCAAGACTTAGGTTTAAAAGTTGTTGAAGCAAAAGCTACATATAAAGCTGACACTAGAGATTTCTTTTCAGTAATTACTCCAATTATTAAGAAAAAACCTGACCTTTTAGTTCTATCAGGAGTATCTCCTGCTACTGCACCACTAATTATTAAAACAGCAAGACAATTAGGTTTTAAAGGTTATATGGCAGCTGGAACTGCACTTGATGCAAGTATTTTAAAAGAGGGTGCTGGAGATGCAGCAAATGGATTTATTTGTCAAGGTGGAGCAGATGCTTCTATTCAATCAGAGAAAATGGAAAAATGGGTTGAGCACTATACTAATAAATATGGTGAATACAACGATGAATCAAATACAAAAGTATTTGCTTTAGAGTATATTTTAGCTGTGATGAAATCAAATCCAAAAGCTATCAATGATGCGGATGAGTTTTTAAAGACTGTAGATTCAGGTTGGTCAGCACCAAACCTTTTCTTCAAAGACAAAGATGCAAAACTTAAATTTGTAGGAAAAACTACATTTGGTCAAAATAGACAGTTAGGGGTTCCTTTAACTCCAAAAATTTACAAAAATGGAAAGTTTGAAACACTATTCGTAGGTCAAGCAGATTAA
- a CDS encoding MFS transporter, translated as MQTSIIKTSIILFVVVTIVFSTIYTPQAILPTLKGVFHISVLEINLLLSGMLFVLMIATPFYIPISNRFGKKNIMIFCTFFLFLSVLLSSITSNFYVLLFSRFLQGVFVPGITAIMLSYVQEIYPKNHRGLGMGIYMAATSFGAVIGRLLAGWITFLYSWRIAFLVFAILLFIAFFAMIFALPVNKTELTNKRVINKDALFSFLSNIKILSVLIIPTIVFFSFMAISTFATYHLAQEPFNLDASQLGNIFLVLLLGVIISPLAGRYSDIIGRLRIIYLGIAILILGIFLTLSQSISLVIAGLGLVTMGMFSVQSVTPTYLGELVPEKKATISILYQSFFYLGGCLGTFLPSIFWEYYKYNGVTSFCIALILIGSLPLAYINFNKKKEA; from the coding sequence ATGCAAACCTCTATAATAAAAACTTCAATTATTCTTTTCGTTGTTGTTACAATAGTATTTTCAACAATATATACACCCCAAGCAATTTTACCAACATTAAAAGGAGTATTTCACATAAGTGTTTTAGAAATAAACTTACTACTCTCTGGCATGTTATTTGTTTTGATGATTGCAACACCTTTTTATATTCCCATATCAAATCGTTTTGGAAAGAAAAATATTATGATATTTTGTACTTTCTTCCTTTTCCTTTCTGTTTTATTATCATCTATAACTTCAAATTTTTATGTTCTTCTTTTTAGTAGATTTTTACAAGGAGTATTTGTCCCTGGGATAACAGCAATTATGCTCTCTTATGTTCAAGAGATTTATCCAAAAAACCATCGAGGTTTAGGTATGGGTATTTATATGGCAGCAACTAGTTTTGGTGCTGTTATTGGAAGACTATTAGCTGGATGGATTACTTTTTTATACTCATGGAGAATTGCTTTTTTAGTATTTGCTATTCTTTTATTTATTGCTTTTTTTGCAATGATTTTTGCATTGCCAGTTAACAAAACAGAATTAACAAATAAAAGAGTAATTAATAAAGATGCCTTATTTAGTTTCCTTTCAAATATAAAAATATTATCAGTATTGATTATTCCCACTATAGTATTTTTCTCATTTATGGCAATTTCAACTTTTGCCACATATCATTTAGCCCAAGAACCTTTTAATCTAGATGCTAGCCAATTGGGTAATATATTCTTAGTCTTACTATTAGGGGTGATTATAAGTCCCCTTGCTGGGAGATATTCAGATATTATTGGAAGATTAAGAATTATATATTTAGGTATTGCCATTTTAATCTTAGGTATATTTTTAACCCTATCCCAATCAATTAGTTTAGTAATAGCTGGACTTGGGCTTGTAACTATGGGAATGTTTTCTGTGCAATCAGTTACACCCACTTATCTTGGAGAATTAGTACCTGAAAAAAAAGCTACAATATCTATTTTGTATCAAAGTTTCTTTTATCTTGGTGGTTGCTTAGGAACTTTCTTACCATCAATTTTTTGGGAATATTATAAATATAATGGAGTTACAAGCTTTTGTATTGCTTTAATTCTAATTGGTTCCTTACCTTTAGCATATATCAATTTTAATAAAAAGAAAGAAGCATAG
- a CDS encoding urease accessory protein UreD — MSISINFTNEIFSLNKLQLPTRYYYFNDTENYIKLLSIGEGIFPNDRIKSNINLENSNAIFTTESATKVYPSKKDFGINYINIKLKNSNLEFLNDELILYKSSKLLQILRIDADENSTFFYSDILTQGRSYEHFDFDSMLVRNKFFCNKELEYYENFEVLGKDLKDYIKRHENKNYIYLKLYIKTNDNEKFLNTLHSNGFNSFTFSKSKNMILGSLSSKDMIDIKKDQKQIWILYRSFLEKNEFNLGKN; from the coding sequence ATGAGTATATCAATAAATTTTACAAATGAAATATTTTCCCTAAATAAACTTCAACTTCCTACTAGGTATTATTATTTTAACGATACTGAGAATTATATAAAACTACTTAGTATTGGGGAGGGGATTTTCCCCAATGATAGAATTAAATCAAATATAAACCTTGAAAATTCAAATGCAATTTTTACAACGGAATCTGCAACGAAAGTTTATCCGTCTAAAAAAGATTTTGGAATAAACTATATAAATATCAAACTAAAAAATTCAAATTTAGAATTTTTGAATGATGAACTTATTTTATATAAAAGTTCAAAACTTTTACAAATACTTAGAATCGATGCTGATGAAAATTCAACTTTTTTTTATAGTGATATCTTAACACAAGGGAGAAGTTACGAACATTTTGATTTTGATTCAATGTTAGTTAGAAATAAATTTTTCTGCAATAAAGAATTAGAGTATTATGAAAACTTTGAAGTGTTAGGAAAAGATTTAAAAGATTATATAAAAAGACATGAAAACAAAAACTATATATATTTAAAGCTTTATATAAAAACAAATGACAATGAAAAATTTCTTAATACCCTACATTCAAATGGTTTTAACTCTTTTACTTTTTCTAAATCTAAAAATATGATTTTAGGTTCATTATCTTCAAAAGATATGATTGATATAAAAAAAGATCAAAAACAAATTTGGATTCTTTATAGAAGTTTTTTAGAAAAAAATGAGTTTAATTTAGGAAAAAATTAA
- a CDS encoding ureidoglycolate lyase, with protein sequence MRIEIKPKPLTREAFKKFGEVIEKEGRASMMINRNSAEKFYEICNMDTNEKGGITTLHIYVGNKREFPLLIDMLEKHPLFSQTFIPRSKEPFYCAVALGGREPDLSTLEIFETNGEQGVHYNKGVWHFPLICIKDKEEFIVLDRAEPNKEEKMIVEQIEFNMKDEEIYLVRD encoded by the coding sequence ATGAGAATAGAGATAAAACCAAAACCTCTAACAAGAGAAGCTTTCAAGAAATTTGGAGAAGTAATAGAAAAAGAAGGTAGAGCTTCTATGATGATAAATAGAAATTCTGCTGAAAAATTTTATGAAATCTGTAATATGGATACAAATGAAAAAGGTGGAATCACAACCTTACATATATATGTAGGGAATAAAAGAGAATTTCCACTACTTATTGATATGCTAGAAAAACATCCTCTTTTTTCTCAAACATTTATACCAAGAAGTAAAGAACCTTTTTATTGTGCAGTTGCATTAGGTGGAAGGGAACCAGATTTATCAACTCTTGAGATTTTTGAAACAAATGGTGAACAAGGAGTTCATTATAATAAAGGGGTTTGGCATTTTCCATTAATTTGTATAAAAGATAAAGAAGAATTTATTGTTTTAGATAGAGCAGAACCAAATAAAGAAGAAAAAATGATAGTTGAACAAATAGAATTTAATATGAAAGATGAAGAGATCTATCTAGTAAGAGATTAA
- a CDS encoding TRAP transporter substrate-binding protein produces MTKNRRDFIKKTGLAGLGAAVAIPSIASADSKKTFRWKMTNCYGAGAPFYSTGPGSASYFCKRIEDLSDGRLRIKHYPAGELIPAMEGFDAVSKGTIQMNWGNSFFWAGKTFAAQYFTAVPFGMNFQGTNAWLQFGGGQELWDEVYKPFNVIGLAAGNTGVQMTGWFKKEINNVEDLNGLRMRVPGLAGKVLEQLGVSVKLLPGGEIFPALERGVIDAAEFVGPFQDRRMGFQKAAKYYYTTGWGEPSNTSECLINKDAWNSLPKDLQAIVKTVAAECNLMGLSWSEANNSEALEDLVKNQGVIAKTLPDSVIEKLREVTFATYDKLTAKDPLVKKVHDSYFAFKAMHDDWQNKSEEVVMTKLSS; encoded by the coding sequence ATGACTAAAAATAGAAGAGATTTCATAAAAAAAACTGGTTTAGCTGGTCTTGGTGCTGCTGTTGCTATACCATCAATTGCAAGTGCAGATTCAAAAAAGACTTTTAGATGGAAAATGACAAATTGTTATGGTGCAGGTGCCCCTTTTTATTCTACTGGGCCTGGAAGTGCTAGTTATTTTTGTAAAAGAATTGAAGATTTGTCTGATGGAAGATTAAGAATTAAACATTATCCTGCTGGTGAACTTATACCTGCAATGGAAGGTTTCGATGCAGTTTCAAAAGGAACTATTCAAATGAACTGGGGTAACTCATTTTTTTGGGCAGGTAAAACTTTTGCAGCACAATACTTTACAGCGGTGCCATTTGGTATGAACTTTCAAGGAACAAATGCTTGGCTTCAATTTGGTGGAGGACAAGAGTTATGGGATGAAGTATATAAACCATTTAATGTTATAGGTCTTGCAGCAGGAAATACTGGTGTACAAATGACAGGATGGTTCAAAAAAGAGATTAATAATGTTGAGGATTTAAATGGTCTTAGAATGAGAGTTCCAGGGCTTGCAGGTAAAGTATTAGAGCAGTTAGGAGTTAGTGTTAAACTTCTTCCAGGTGGTGAAATTTTCCCTGCACTCGAAAGGGGTGTTATAGATGCGGCAGAATTTGTTGGACCTTTCCAAGATAGAAGAATGGGATTCCAAAAAGCTGCTAAATATTATTATACTACAGGTTGGGGAGAACCAAGTAATACAAGTGAGTGTCTAATTAATAAAGATGCTTGGAATTCATTACCAAAAGATTTACAAGCAATCGTAAAAACAGTTGCTGCTGAATGTAATCTTATGGGACTTTCATGGTCTGAAGCAAATAACTCAGAAGCACTAGAAGATTTAGTTAAAAATCAAGGGGTAATTGCTAAAACATTACCAGATTCAGTTATTGAAAAATTAAGAGAAGTGACATTTGCTACATATGACAAACTTACAGCAAAAGATCCTTTAGTAAAAAAAGTTCACGACAGTTACTTTGCTTTTAAAGCAATGCATGATGATTGGCAAAATAAAAGTGAAGAAGTTGTGATGACTAAGTTATCATCATGA
- a CDS encoding TRAP transporter small permease subunit: MINLLNISNRLDTFIERIGQISSWLIFILVLQVSGDVLFRYFFHVSSIAEQELQWHILAAIAMFGSAFTFQQGEHVRVDLFYHHYSKNVKVWMDVLIPLLIIIPFSLFIIYLSSQYVMQSYATGEVSPDPGGLPYRYLVKSLIPLGFTLILVQGLAVLFRAISHIKGEK, encoded by the coding sequence ATGATAAACTTATTAAATATTTCAAATAGACTTGATACGTTCATAGAACGTATCGGTCAAATAAGTTCTTGGTTGATTTTTATTTTGGTGCTTCAGGTTTCAGGGGATGTTCTTTTTAGATATTTTTTTCATGTAAGTTCAATTGCTGAGCAAGAGCTTCAATGGCATATATTAGCAGCAATTGCAATGTTTGGTTCTGCATTTACATTTCAACAAGGTGAACATGTAAGAGTTGATCTTTTTTATCACCATTACAGTAAAAATGTAAAAGTTTGGATGGATGTTTTAATTCCATTATTAATTATTATTCCATTTTCACTTTTTATCATTTATCTATCAAGTCAATATGTAATGCAATCTTATGCAACTGGTGAAGTTTCTCCTGACCCTGGAGGTTTACCATATCGATATTTAGTAAAATCACTTATCCCTTTAGGATTCACACTGATTTTAGTACAAGGGTTAGCAGTTCTATTTAGAGCTATATCACATATAAAAGGGGAAAAGTAG
- a CDS encoding TRAP transporter large permease subunit, with product MDPQILAIMMVVSLFALILLGVPVAFAIAGAGLFFGVIGVDLNLFNLLPSRIFGVLTNYTLLAVPLFVFMGILLEKSRLAEKMLDVLGLLSGKKPGGMAIAIIVVGILMGASTGIVGATVVTLTMIALPTLLKRNYSHSVSCGTICASGTLGQILPPSLVLILLADISGEAIGPLFAAALMPGLLLATCYIVYIILLSKFAPHHVPPIDQEERDTYSKKELWIEFFKSVAPPFLLIFAVLGSIIGGLAAPTEAASMGAIGALVIVFLSKRLNLAILKETLYETMKVTGMIMFVLIASQVFGLSFRGLDGDYLVEDLFAAIPGGMWGSILFMMLVLFVLGFFLEWIEISYIVLPLVLPIFHALDINMIWLGILVALNLQSSFLTPPFGWSLFFLKGVAPKEIKTMEIYKGVLPFIAIQIIVIALVMIFPEIALWLPKAIGWM from the coding sequence ATGGATCCACAAATATTAGCAATTATGATGGTTGTATCCCTTTTTGCGCTTATACTATTGGGAGTTCCTGTTGCTTTTGCAATTGCAGGGGCTGGTTTATTTTTTGGGGTTATAGGAGTTGATTTAAATCTATTTAATCTTTTGCCTTCAAGAATTTTTGGTGTATTAACAAACTATACTTTATTGGCAGTACCACTTTTTGTTTTTATGGGTATTTTATTGGAAAAATCCCGCTTAGCAGAAAAGATGCTTGATGTTTTAGGATTATTATCTGGTAAAAAACCTGGTGGTATGGCAATTGCTATAATTGTAGTTGGTATTTTAATGGGTGCTTCAACGGGTATTGTTGGTGCAACAGTTGTTACTTTAACTATGATTGCTTTACCAACACTTTTAAAAAGAAATTATAGCCATAGTGTATCTTGCGGTACCATTTGTGCTTCTGGAACATTAGGACAAATTTTACCACCAAGTTTAGTTTTAATCTTACTTGCTGATATTAGTGGAGAAGCTATTGGTCCTTTATTTGCTGCTGCATTAATGCCGGGATTACTTTTAGCTACTTGTTATATTGTTTATATAATTCTTTTAAGTAAATTTGCACCTCACCATGTTCCTCCAATTGATCAAGAGGAGAGAGATACCTACTCAAAAAAAGAGTTATGGATTGAGTTTTTTAAATCTGTTGCACCACCTTTTTTATTAATTTTTGCCGTATTAGGTTCAATTATTGGTGGGCTTGCAGCTCCTACAGAAGCAGCTTCTATGGGTGCTATTGGAGCATTAGTGATTGTATTTTTAAGTAAAAGATTAAATTTAGCAATTTTAAAAGAAACTTTATATGAAACTATGAAAGTGACTGGTATGATTATGTTCGTTCTTATCGCCTCACAAGTTTTCGGACTTAGTTTTAGAGGTTTAGACGGGGATTATTTAGTTGAAGATCTTTTTGCAGCAATACCAGGGGGAATGTGGGGATCAATTCTATTTATGATGTTGGTTTTATTTGTTTTAGGATTTTTCTTAGAATGGATTGAGATATCATATATTGTTTTACCATTAGTATTACCAATATTCCATGCACTTGATATAAATATGATTTGGTTAGGTATTTTAGTAGCCTTAAACCTTCAATCATCATTTTTAACTCCACCCTTTGGCTGGTCACTCTTTTTCTTAAAAGGGGTTGCTCCTAAAGAGATAAAAACTATGGAGATTTATAAGGGGGTATTACCTTTTATTGCAATTCAAATAATTGTAATTGCATTGGTGATGATTTTCCCAGAAATAGCCCTTTGGCTACCAAAAGCAATAGGATGGATGTAA
- a CDS encoding gamma-glutamyltransferase family protein: MNNLPKTEVSKNGMVVSPHHCASDAGLEILKQGGNAIEASIAVASSLAVHYPHMTGIGGDAFWLIYDPKEGVSFIEASGFSGFDVNMSAYEGLDSIPFRGRLAANSVAGAVSAWDLAYKKSKKDWDGKLSSSKLVDEAVNSATNGIIVTESLSQTLEEKKDELIKDSYFASIYYPKGKVPQKGETLVQEKLGKTLNTLGVNGYDDFYRGSLSQDISNDLKQRNSLLSHKDLNEHHASWNKALQMKTSNAKLFNASAPTQGVASLMILGLFDRWVEKLPQKDSTNHVHLLVEATKIAFRHRDKMNTAATSEELQAWLEPEYLDELSKEIDLEKALPWGENAAPGDTTWFGAIDSKGRVVSAIQSIYHEFGSGLTLPETGIVWQNRGCSFALDSSHIQALEPHKKPFHTLNPAIALFDDGRVMAYGTMGGDGQPQTQAAVFSRYAYYNEDLSACINNPRWLLGRTWGNSSQSLKLESRFDEKLINELKEKGHDVEILGELDSVVGHAGALVYDTSKTIKGAFDPRSDGKASSF; the protein is encoded by the coding sequence ATGAATAACTTACCTAAAACAGAAGTATCAAAAAATGGTATGGTGGTTTCACCACACCATTGTGCCTCAGATGCAGGACTTGAAATTTTAAAACAAGGGGGAAATGCAATTGAAGCTTCAATTGCAGTTGCCTCATCTTTAGCAGTACACTATCCTCATATGACGGGAATTGGTGGAGATGCATTTTGGTTGATTTATGACCCTAAAGAGGGTGTTAGTTTTATTGAAGCTTCTGGATTCTCTGGATTTGATGTAAATATGAGTGCTTATGAAGGTTTAGATTCTATTCCTTTTAGGGGAAGATTAGCTGCCAATAGTGTCGCAGGAGCAGTTTCTGCATGGGATTTAGCATATAAGAAAAGTAAAAAAGATTGGGATGGGAAACTTTCCTCTTCAAAACTTGTAGATGAAGCAGTAAACTCAGCAACAAATGGAATTATAGTTACAGAATCTTTATCTCAAACACTAGAAGAGAAAAAAGATGAATTAATAAAAGATTCATATTTTGCAAGTATCTATTATCCAAAGGGAAAGGTACCTCAAAAAGGTGAAACACTTGTTCAAGAAAAATTAGGAAAAACACTTAATACTCTTGGAGTTAACGGGTATGATGATTTTTACAGAGGAAGTTTATCCCAAGATATTTCAAATGATTTAAAGCAAAGGAATTCTTTATTATCACATAAAGATTTAAATGAACATCATGCTTCTTGGAATAAAGCTTTGCAGATGAAAACAAGTAATGCAAAACTGTTTAATGCTTCAGCCCCAACTCAAGGTGTAGCTTCACTTATGATTTTAGGTTTATTTGATAGATGGGTAGAAAAACTACCACAAAAAGATTCTACAAATCATGTTCATTTATTAGTAGAGGCTACTAAAATCGCCTTTAGACACAGAGATAAAATGAATACTGCTGCCACATCTGAAGAGCTTCAAGCTTGGCTTGAACCTGAATATCTTGATGAATTAAGTAAAGAGATAGATTTAGAAAAAGCCTTACCTTGGGGAGAAAATGCAGCACCTGGTGATACAACTTGGTTTGGTGCAATAGATTCTAAAGGTAGAGTTGTAAGTGCTATTCAAAGTATTTATCATGAGTTTGGAAGTGGATTAACATTGCCTGAAACTGGTATTGTTTGGCAAAATAGAGGTTGTAGTTTTGCTTTAGACTCATCTCATATTCAAGCTTTAGAACCACACAAAAAACCTTTCCATACCTTAAACCCTGCAATTGCATTGTTTGATGATGGAAGAGTGATGGCTTATGGAACTATGGGTGGAGATGGACAGCCACAAACTCAAGCAGCAGTTTTTTCTAGATATGCTTATTACAATGAAGATTTGTCAGCTTGTATAAATAATCCTAGATGGCTTCTAGGAAGAACTTGGGGTAATTCCTCTCAAAGTTTAAAACTAGAATCTAGATTTGATGAGAAGTTGATTAATGAATTAAAAGAAAAAGGTCATGATGTTGAAATTTTAGGTGAATTAGATTCTGTCGTTGGTCACGCAGGAGCTTTAGTTTATGATACATCAAAAACTATAAAAGGGGCATTTGACCCAAGAAGTGATGGTAAGGCATCAAGTTTTTAA
- a CDS encoding sulfite exporter TauE/SafE family protein: protein MNELLVLVPILLASGVVAGLLAGLLGVGGGIVIVPMLYHIFIYMNIDISIAMPLAIGTSLSTIVVTSIMSARSHHKKGGIDWDLSKRWIPFVILGVLIGAFSSKFIDGTNLKFMFGILLLLVSLNMIISSFKKLVIAESLPGRFGQSIFATLLGGFASLLGIGGGTLMVPLLSLFSFPIHRAVSTASLFGLIISVPATIGYIIVGWNVENLPLASTGYVNWLAFIVLVPMTMFFAPYGVKLAYKLNVKQLKLAFAIFLCCVGIKMVLV, encoded by the coding sequence ATGAATGAATTATTAGTATTAGTCCCAATTTTGTTGGCAAGTGGCGTAGTAGCTGGCTTGCTTGCAGGATTACTTGGTGTTGGTGGAGGGATTGTAATTGTCCCTATGCTTTATCATATATTTATCTATATGAATATTGATATCTCAATTGCAATGCCTTTAGCTATTGGTACATCTTTATCAACTATTGTTGTCACTTCAATAATGTCTGCAAGGTCTCACCATAAAAAAGGTGGAATTGATTGGGATTTATCTAAAAGATGGATTCCCTTTGTGATTCTTGGAGTTTTAATTGGAGCATTTTCATCTAAATTTATAGATGGAACAAATTTAAAATTTATGTTTGGTATTTTACTTTTACTTGTATCTCTTAATATGATTATTAGTAGTTTTAAGAAACTTGTAATAGCTGAGTCTCTTCCAGGAAGATTTGGGCAATCTATTTTTGCCACACTTCTTGGTGGTTTTGCTTCATTATTAGGAATTGGAGGAGGGACTTTGATGGTTCCATTGTTATCACTATTTTCTTTTCCAATTCACAGAGCTGTTAGTACAGCTTCACTATTTGGTTTGATTATTAGTGTGCCTGCAACAATTGGATATATTATTGTTGGGTGGAATGTAGAGAATCTTCCTTTAGCATCAACTGGATATGTTAACTGGTTAGCTTTTATAGTACTTGTACCTATGACAATGTTTTTTGCACCTTATGGGGTGAAATTAGCATATAAACTAAATGTAAAACAACTAAAGCTTGCTTTTGCAATCTTTTTATGTTGTGTAGGAATTAAAATGGTTTTAGTTTAA
- the urtE gene encoding urea ABC transporter ATP-binding subunit UrtE, with protein MITIKNLNQFYGQSHTLWDLNLEIEQGKCTCLMGRNGVGKTTLAKAIMGLLPTKSGKIIYENKDISKLGSEKRAALGIGYVPQGREIFSQLTVKENLEIGLLGNRNGLKQVPEKIYELFPVLKDMLKRKGGDLSGGQQQQLAIGRALCLEPKLLILDEPSEGIQPNIVQQIGGVIDYLTKEEKITVILVEQKLPFARKHGDDFYLLERGNVVAKGEIEDLSDEIVEQYLSV; from the coding sequence ATGATTACAATTAAAAATTTAAACCAATTTTATGGGCAAAGTCATACTCTTTGGGATTTAAACTTAGAGATTGAACAAGGGAAATGTACTTGTCTTATGGGAAGAAATGGAGTTGGTAAAACAACTTTAGCAAAAGCAATTATGGGATTGCTTCCAACTAAAAGCGGTAAAATTATCTATGAAAACAAAGATATAAGCAAACTTGGTAGTGAAAAAAGAGCAGCTCTTGGAATAGGCTATGTGCCACAAGGAAGAGAGATATTTTCTCAACTAACAGTTAAAGAGAATTTAGAGATAGGACTTTTAGGAAATAGAAACGGTTTAAAACAAGTTCCTGAAAAAATATACGAACTATTTCCTGTTTTAAAAGATATGCTAAAAAGAAAAGGTGGTGACCTTAGTGGTGGTCAACAACAACAATTAGCAATAGGAAGAGCACTTTGTTTAGAGCCAAAACTTCTAATACTTGATGAACCTAGTGAAGGTATTCAACCAAATATTGTACAACAAATTGGGGGAGTAATAGATTATCTTACAAAAGAGGAAAAAATAACTGTTATATTAGTTGAACAAAAACTTCCATTTGCAAGAAAACATGGAGATGATTTCTATTTATTAGAGAGGGGAAATGTTGTTGCAAAAGGTGAAATTGAAGATTTAAGTGATGAAATAGTAGAACAATATCTATCAGTATAA